A DNA window from Rhinolophus sinicus isolate RSC01 linkage group LG10, ASM3656204v1, whole genome shotgun sequence contains the following coding sequences:
- the LOC109437320 gene encoding oncomodulin yields the protein MSITDVLSADDIAAALQECQDPDTFEPQKFFQTSGLSKMSASQVKDVFRFIDNDQSGYLDEEELKFFLQKFESGARELTESETKSLMAAADNDGDGKIGADEFQEMVHS from the exons ATGAGCATCACAGATGTCCTTAGTGCTGACGACATTGCAGCAGCCCTGCAGGAGTGCCAAG ACCCAGATACTTTTGAACCCCAAAAATTCTTCCAGACATCAGGCCTCTCCAAGATGTCGGCCAGTCAGGTGAAGGATGTTTTTCGGTTCATAGACAACGACCAGAGTGGATACCTGGATGAAGAAGAGCTTAA GTTTTTCCTCCAGAAGTTTGAGAGTGGTGCTAGAGAACTGACAGAGTCAGAAACCAAGTCCCTGATGGCGGCTGCAGATAATGATGGAGACGGAAAAATTGGGGCTGATG AATTCCAGGAAATGGTACATTCTTAA